A genomic region of Nymphaea colorata isolate Beijing-Zhang1983 chromosome 2, ASM883128v2, whole genome shotgun sequence contains the following coding sequences:
- the LOC116249105 gene encoding 40S ribosomal protein S11-2-like yields MAEQTEKAFLKQPKVFLSSKKSGKGKGPGKGGNRFWKNIGLKIKTPREAIEGTYIDKKCPFTGGVSIRGRILQGTVYKAKMMRTIIVRRDSLHYVKKYQRFEKRHSNTPAHVSPCFRVKEGDHVTIGQCRPLSKTVRFNVLKVTPAGSTGGGKKAFTGM; encoded by the exons ATGGCTGAGCag ACTGAGAAGGCGTTCCTTAAGCAACCCAAGGTCTTTCTAAG CTCAAAAAAATCTGGCAAGGGGAAAGGACCAGGAAAAGGTGGCAATCGATTTTGGAAGAACATAGGGCTGAAAATAAAGACTCCAAGGGAGGCTATTGAAG GAACATACATCGACAAGAAATGTCCCTTTACTGGTGGTGTCTCCATCAGGGGCCGTATATTGCAGGGAACTGTCTACAAGGCTAAGATGATGAGGACCATCATTGTCCGGCGGGATTCTCTTCATTATGTTAAGAAATACCAAAG ATTTGAGAAGCGTCACTCAAACACTCCTGCCCATGTATCTCCGTGTTTCCGTGTGAAGGAGGGGGATCATGTCACCATTGGTCAGTGCAG ACCATTGTCAAAGACGGTTAGATTCAATGTGCTGAAAGTCACTCCTGCTGGTTCCACTGGTGGAGGCAAGAAAGCTTTCACGGGCATGTGA
- the LOC116246718 gene encoding flavanone 3-dioxygenase F3H1: protein MAPTVVVESSPAAAQPRPFLPTLNEEKTLRESFVRDEDERPKVAYNDFSNDVPVISLAGLDSDDSRRAEVRDAIVRACEEWGVFQVVDHGVDASLVSSMTEMATAFFKLPPEEKLRFDMSGGKRGGFIVSSHLQGETVKDWREIVTFFSYPLAGRDYSRWPDVPEGWRAVAERYSEELMALACKLLGVLSEAMGLPSEALRDACRDMDQKMVVNYYPPCPQPDLTLGLKRHTDPGTITLLLQDLVGGLQATRDGGKTWITVQPIAGAFVVNLGDHGHYLSNGRFMNADHQAVVNANCSRLSIATFQNPSPDAIVYPLKIREGEASIMEEPITFAEMYKRKMARDLELARLKKLAKEDKSEQQVEEIAKAKSINEILA, encoded by the exons atggcaCCAACAGTGGTGGTGGAGTCGTCGCCGGCAGCTGCTCAGCCGAGACCGTTTCTGCCGACGCTGAACGAGGAGAAGACGCTGAGGGAGTCGTTCGTGCGAGACGAGGACGAGCGGCCGAAGGTGGCCTACAACGACTTCAGCAACGACGTCCCCGTCATCTCCCTGGCCGGCCTCGACTCCGACGACTCCCGCCGTGCCGAGGTCCGCGACGCCATCGTCCGGGCGTGCGAGGAGTGGGGAGTCTTCCAGGTCGTGGACCACGGCGTGGACGCCTCCCTCGTCTCCTCCATGACGGAGATGGCGACCGCCTTCTTCAAGCTGCCCCCCGAGGAGAAGCTCCGGTTCGACATGTCCGGCGGGAAGCGCGGGGGGTTCATCGTGAGCAGCCACCTGCAGGGGGAGACGGTGAAGGACTGGCGGGAGATCGTGACGTTCTTCTCGTACCCGTTGGCGGGGAGGGACTACTCCCGGTGGCCGGACGTCCCCGAGGGGTGGCGGGCGGTGGCGGAGAGGTACAGCGAGGAGCTGATGGCGCTGGCGTGTAAGCTGCTGGGGGTGCTGTCGGAGGCGATGGGGCTGCCGTCGGAGGCCCTCAGGGATGCGTGCCGGGACATGGACCAGAAGATGGTGGTGAACTACTACCCCCCGTGCCCGCAGCCGGACCTGACTCTGGGGCTGAAGCGGCACACCGATCCCGGCACCATCACCCTGCTGCTGCAGGACCTGGTCGGCGGCCTGCAGGCCACCAGGGACGGCGGCAAAACCTGGATCACCGTCCAGCCCATCGCCGGCGCCTTCGTCGTCAACCTCGGCGACCACGGCCAT TACCTTAGCAACGGAAGGTTCATGAACGCGGATCACCAGGCGGTCGTGAACGCAAACTGCAGCCGCCTATCGATCGCCACGTTCCAGAATCCGTCGCCGGACGCAATCGTGTACCCATTGAAgatcagagagggagaggcgTCGATAATGGAGGAGCCCATCACCTTTGCAGAGATGTACAAGAGGAAGATGGCCAGAGACCTGGAGCTCGCCAGGCTCAAAAAGCTTGCCAAGGAGGACAAAAGCGAGCAGCAGGTCGAGGAGATCGCCAAAGCCAAATCGATCAACGAAATTCTGGCCTAA
- the LOC116248641 gene encoding uncharacterized protein LOC116248641: MASWWLSKERKGSEWRRGWKSQFVDSLSPPPLPFVFIFVIAVLFLSLSSYSAYSSQVHSAMNQLNLLFFVLPVLLVLLVRSVSVNGRLAFRGPRWERESIHRAGSSPWGVALLLLLLLLMVSYQSSFHSKWYRPLWRRDY; this comes from the coding sequence ATGGCGTCGTGGTGGTTATCGAAGGAAAGGAAGGGGTCAGAGTGGCGGAGGGGGTGGAAGAGCCAGTTCGTCGACTCCCTCTCCCCTCCTCCCTTGCCCTTCGTCTTCATCTTCGTCATCGCCGTCCTCTTCCTCTCGCTGTCCAGCTACTCTGCCTACAGCAGCCAGGTCCACTCCGCCATGAACCAGCTGAACCTCCTCTTCTTCGTCCTCCCCGTACTGCTGGTGCTCCTGGTGCGGAGCGTGTCGGTGAACGGGAGGCTCGCCTTCCGGGGGCCGCGGTGGGAGAGGGAGTCCATACACAGGGCCGGGAGCTCGCCGTGGGGGGTggcgctgctgctgctgctgcttctgctCATGGTTTCCTACCAATCGTCCTTCCACTCAAAGTGGTACAGACCTCTTTGGAGACGAGATTACTGA